The Manihot esculenta cultivar AM560-2 chromosome 11, M.esculenta_v8, whole genome shotgun sequence genome includes a region encoding these proteins:
- the LOC122725086 gene encoding GDSL esterase/lipase-like, giving the protein MAICLAHSLFILSLSVLTLVNPTPVYSFDKYFFIFGDGLYDPGNKIFLNPDEYLPSFHSPYGTTFFTGHPTGRYSDGRTVADFIAEKEGFPFLIPALNGSEDFTYGANFAIEGATVLDSKKDETSLNLTSQVELFNFVIDLWKLLYNETEVKRRVNMAVYLISIGAQDYFDSVYFIGNHTIIVDKVVAGILDAIKALYAIGARKFVVQNVAQLGGLPFVKQKYGKLNETLAIYAEAHRDELNRTLVELGEEYPDLNYTVFNAYDAIGCLIDAPEDYGFKNGSSACCGNSTYRGEACGALEYEYCVCGNKAEYVFFDGVHNTDAANELLAEWMWNKTKGYVRPYGVHDFFKSSSDNSNLQIQIQMPRTQAARARPFKVYY; this is encoded by the exons ATGGCAATCTGTTTAGCTCATTCGTTGTTCATTTTAAGTTTATCAGTTCTCACCCTTGTCAATCCAACCCCAGTTTACTCCTTTGATAAATATTTCTTCATTTTTGGGGATGGACTCTATGATCCAGGcaataaaatattcttaaatccTGATGAGTATCTTCCTTCTTTTCATTCACCATACGGCACCACCTTCTTTACTGGCCATCCTACGGGAAGATATTCCGATGGTCGCACAGTGGCTGATTTTATTG CTGAAAAGGAGGGATTTCCTTTTCTAATTCCTGCTCTCAACGGAAGTGAAGATTTCACTTATGGTGCCAATTTCGCCATTGAGGGTGCAACTGTTCTTGATAGTAAGAAGGACGAAACTTCT CTGAACCTTACAAGCCAGGTTGAGCTTTTTAACTTCGTCATAGACTTATGGAAACTCTTATATAACGAAACTGAAGTGAAGAGGAGGGTGAATATGGCTGTTTACTTGATTAGCATAGGTGCACAAGATTATTTCGATTCCGTATACTTTATAGGAAATCATACAATTATAGTGGACAAGGTGGTTGCAGGCATATTGGATGCAATCAAG GCTTTGTATGCTATTGGAGCAAGAAAATTTGTAGTTCAGAACGTGGCACAATTAGGTGGTCTCCCTTTTGTTAAACAAAAATATGGAAAATTGAATGAAACTTTAGCAATATATGCAGAAGCACACAGAGATGAACTAAATCGTACACTTGTGGAACTAGGAGAAGAGTATCCAGACCTCAATTATACAGTCTTTAATGCATATGATGCCATCGGCTGCCTGATTGATGCACCTGAAGATTACG GGTTCAAAAATGGGAGCAGTGCTTGCTGTGGGAACTCGACATATCGTGGGGAAGCTTGTGGAGCTTTGGAATATGAATATTGTGTATGTGGAAACAAGGCAGAGTATGTATTTTTTGATGGCGTCCATAACACAGATGCTGCCAATGAACTATTAGCTGAATGGATGTGGAATAAAACGAAAGGATATGTGCGACCTTACGGGGTTCACGACTTTTTTAAATCCTCCTCTGATAACTCCAACCTTCAGATTCAGATTCAGATGCCTCGTACCCAAGCTGCTAGAGCTAGGCCCTTCAAAGTATATTATTAA